A single Lactuca sativa cultivar Salinas chromosome 8, Lsat_Salinas_v11, whole genome shotgun sequence DNA region contains:
- the LOC111884209 gene encoding probable alpha,alpha-trehalose-phosphate synthase [UDP-forming] 10: MASKSSSNILDLVPDNLLDMPQTPRGLPRVITGIINEQDGDSDISSNYRERKIIVSNMLPLHIQRDPDTLKLTFSFDEDSLYYQLKDGFTPETEIIYVGSLKVEVDISEQEEVAQKLLDEFNCVPTFLPHDLNKKFYSGFCKQQLWPLFHYMLPICPDHADRFDRVLWQAYVSANKIFADKVMEIADPEYDYIWIHDYHLMILPTFLRKRYNRVKLGFFLHSPFPSSEIYRTLPVRDEILKGLLNSDLIGFHTFDYARHFLSCCSRMMGLDYESKRGHIGLDYFGRTVYIKILPVGIHMGRLESVLNLPITLQKVKEIAQRYKGKKVIVGIDDMDIFKGISLKLLAFEYLLNHHPVLQGNIVLIQIVNPERSSGKDVQEAKRETYLIVNRINEQFGSPDYKPVVLIDRPVARWEKSAYYSMADCCIVNAVRDGMNLVPYKYIVCRQHSPYFDEIKEHENEKPRTSMLVVSEFIGCSPSLSGAIRVNPWDIESVAGAITSAITMKEPEKQLRHEKHYRYVSSHDVSYWGRSFMQDLERASKDHYNKRCWGIGFGLGFRVVSLSPSFRKLSPNYIVSAYKKSSRRAIFLDYDGTLVSQSAIVKSPGDEIINILSILCNDLKNTVFIVSGRGRKSLAEWLAPCERLGLAAEHGYFTRWSRGCEWESSLPCTDLEWIEVAEPVMRQYTEATDGSNIEIKESGLVWHHQDADPDFGSCQAKELLIHLENVLANEPAVVKRGQHIVEVKPQGVTKGLVAEKILSTMVEKGERPDFVMCIGDDRSDEDMFESIRNTVLNASLSCVTPEIFACTVGRKPSKAKYYLDDTADVIKLLAGLANASDPKPGTIPRFQVTFDALF, encoded by the exons atgGCATCAAAATCATCTTCAAACATTTTGGATTTGGTTCCTGATAATCTACTAGACATGCCTCAAACACCCAGAGGTCTTCCACGTGTCATAACTGGAATCATCAATGAACAAGATGGTGATTCAGATATCTCATCTAATTATCGTGAAAGAAAAATCATAGTCTCAAATATGTTACCATTACACATCCAACGAGACCCAGATACCCTAAAGTTAACCTTCAGTTTCGATGAAGACTCCTTATATTACCAACTAAAAGACGGATTTACCCCTGAGACTGAGATTATTTACGTGGGTTCACTCAAGGTCGAAGTAGACATTAGTGAGCAAGAAGAAGTCGCTCAAAAACTACTCGATGAATTCAACTGTGTCCCCACTTTTCTCCCTCACGATCTTAACAAAAAATTCTACTCTGGTTTCTGTAAACAACAACTATGGCCACTTTTTCACTACATGCTGCCCATCTGCCCGGATCATGCTGACCGATTTGACCGAGTTCTTTGGCAAGCTTACGTGTCAGCAAACAAGATTTTTGCCGATAAAGTTATGGAGATTGCAGATCCGGAATACGATTACATCTGGATTCAtgattatcatctcatgatcttACCAACATTTTTAAGAAAACGTTACAATcgagtgaaattagggtttttcctccaTAGCCCTTTTCCCTCTTCTGAAATCTACAGAACTTTACCTGTGAGAGATGAAATTCTCAAAGGACTTCTCAATTCCGACTTAATCGGATTCCATACTTTCGATTACGCTCGTCAtttcctttcctgttgcagtcgaatgatggGATTGGATTACGAATCCAAACGTGGACATATCGGACTCGATTACTTTGGTCGAACTGTTTACATCAAGATTCTCCCTGTTGGAATCCACATGGGGAGATTGGAATCGGTTTTGAATCTTCCAATTACGTTACAAAAAGTCAAAGAAATCGCACAGCGTTACAAGGGTAAAAAGGTAATTGTCGGGATTGACGACATGGATATCTTCAAAGGAATAAGTCTCAAGCTCCTCGCGTTTGAATACCTCTTAAATCATCATCCTGTTCTTCAAGGTAACATCGTTCTAATCCAAATCGTGAATCCGGAAAGAAGTTCAGGAAAAGATGTACAAGAAGCGAAACGCGAAACTTATTTGATAGTAAACCGGATCAATGAACAATTCGGGTCGCCCGATTACAAACCCGTGGTTCTAATTGACCGACCCGTTGCCCGTTGGGAAAAATCCGCTTACTATTCAATGGCGGATTGCTGCATAGTCAACGCAGTTCGTGACGGAATGAATTTAGTCCCTTATAAATACATCGTCTGCCGACAACATTCCCCGTATTTCGATGAAATCAAGGAACATGAAAATGAAAAACCTCGTACAAGTATGTTAGTTGTGTCGGAGTTTATCGGGTGTTCCCCGTCTCTAAGTGGGGCAATCCGGGTCAACCCGTGGGACATCGAATCAGTCGCGGGAGCTATAACTTCCGCCATAACAATGAAAGAACCCGAAAAGCAATTAAGACACGAAAAACATTATCGTTACGTCAGCTCACATGACGTGTCATATTGGGGTCGTAGTTTCATGCAAGATCTAGAAAGAGCTTCGAAAGATCATTATAACAAACGGTGTTGGGGAATCGGGTTTGGACTCGGGTTTCGGGTCGTTTCTCTTTCTCCTAGTTTTAGAAAACTATCTCCTAATTACATCGTTTCCGCGTATAAAAAATCCAGCAGAAGAGCGATCTTTTTGGATTACGACGGAACCCTAGTTTCTCAATCGGCGATTGTAAAATCTCCCGGCGATGAAATTATAAATATTTTGAGTATTTTATGTAACGATTTAAAGAACACGGTGTTTATCGTTAGTGGAAGAGGGAGAAAATCTTTGGCTGAGTGGCTTGCGCCGTGTGAGCGGCTTGGGTTAGCCGCCGAACATGGGTATTTTACAag GTGGAGTAGGGGTTGTGAGTGGGAATCTAGCCTTCCGTGTACAGATCTTGAATGGATAGAGGTGGCTGAACCGGTGATGAGACAGTATACAGAAGCAACCGACGGTTCAAATATTGAAATTAAAGAATCCGGTTTAGTTTGGCACCACCAAGACGCCGACCCGGATTTCGGTTCTTGCCAAGCAAAAGAGCTATTAATCCATTTGGAAAACGTGCTTGCTAATGAACCGGCTGTGGTCAAACGTGGTCAACACATAGTTGAAGTTAAACCACAG GGGGTGACGAAGGGACTAGTGGCGGAGAAAATTCTATCAACAATGGTGGAGAAAGGAGAGAGGCCGGATTTCGTGATGTGTATTGGAGATGATCGATCAGATGAAGATATGTTTGAAAGTATTAGAAATACGGTTTTGAATGCTTCGTTGAGTTGCGTGACTCCCGAAATATTCGCATGTACGGTTGGACGGAAGCCCAGTAAGGCCAAATATTATTTGGATGATACCGCCGATGTTATAAAGTTGTTGGCTGGCCTTGCTAATGCTTCTGATCCAAAACCCGGAACTATCCCACGTTTTCAGGTTACCTTTGATGCTCTTTTTTGA